One genomic region from Leptolyngbyaceae cyanobacterium JSC-12 encodes:
- a CDS encoding putative methyltransferase (IMG reference gene:2510098411~PFAM: Uncharacterized conserved protein (DUF2260)~TIGRFAM: probable methyltransferase) — MEITQESSEYIEHPRFRWIACASVGASIDDGQDICHGLSQFPKTLPCRYLYDDRGSELFEQITTLPEYYPTRTEQVLLEQHALDIAQLTGTCELVELGSGSSRKTRLLLEAYRTLNHQLHYYPIDVSTGILKTTALTLLHQYPSLKLCGLAGTYEQALRHLPPAELDNRMLIFLGSTLGNLDGQEYDQFLAQIQQALQPGEFFLLGVDLQKSVSLIEVAYNDAQGITAEFNLNILRHLNQRFHADFNLKQFAHWAFYNPLKHQIEMHLRSLNLQTVTFDALNYRITLQSEETIRTEISRKFHLLTLMRDLESHALKPIHSWTDPDGWFGLLLCQRQCGGDECP; from the coding sequence ATGGAGATTACTCAAGAAAGCAGTGAGTACATTGAGCATCCTCGTTTTCGCTGGATTGCTTGTGCATCTGTAGGAGCATCAATCGATGATGGGCAAGATATCTGTCACGGATTGAGCCAGTTTCCCAAGACGTTACCCTGTCGTTATCTTTATGATGATCGTGGATCTGAACTCTTCGAACAGATCACCACTTTACCAGAGTACTATCCTACTCGAACTGAGCAGGTACTTTTGGAGCAACATGCACTTGACATTGCTCAATTGACAGGAACTTGTGAACTCGTAGAACTAGGTAGTGGTAGCTCTCGCAAAACGCGTTTATTGCTGGAAGCCTATCGTACGCTCAACCATCAGCTACACTACTATCCCATCGATGTCAGTACTGGAATTCTCAAAACAACTGCGTTGACATTGTTACATCAATACCCTAGCTTGAAGTTATGCGGATTAGCAGGAACCTATGAGCAAGCGCTGCGCCATTTACCGCCTGCAGAACTAGACAATCGAATGTTAATTTTCCTGGGGAGTACTTTAGGGAATCTCGATGGACAGGAATACGATCAGTTTTTAGCTCAAATTCAACAGGCACTGCAACCAGGAGAATTCTTTTTGCTAGGGGTAGATTTGCAAAAATCGGTTAGCTTAATTGAAGTTGCTTACAATGATGCGCAAGGGATAACGGCTGAGTTTAATCTCAATATTTTGCGCCATCTCAATCAGCGATTTCATGCAGATTTTAATCTGAAACAATTTGCACATTGGGCATTTTATAATCCGCTGAAACATCAAATTGAAATGCATCTTCGTAGTCTAAATCTCCAAACTGTTACTTTTGATGCATTAAACTATCGAATAACACTGCAATCTGAGGAAACAATACGTACTGAAATCTCTCGTAAGTTCCATTTATTGACTCTCATGCGTGATTTAGAAAGTCATGCGCTCAAACCTATACACAGTTGGACTGATCCAGATGGCTGGTTTGGCTTGCTCCTTTGTCAACGTCAATGCGGTGGTGATGAATGTCCGTAA
- a CDS encoding hypothetical protein (IMG reference gene:2510098405) — protein sequence MLAQLPPLNSSPLNQGLGKMVPPLVLDECLVNRFKYWKEGIRQGMCHNGELYALLQEFSADERLRAYAMAYEQTEKGVEVCITVSKKSYCVWLRLRSLSHLTESSLMPSSER from the coding sequence ATGCTGGCACAGTTGCCCCCACTCAATTCATCCCCCTTGAATCAAGGTTTAGGTAAGATGGTGCCTCCATTAGTTTTAGACGAATGCTTAGTAAATCGATTCAAATACTGGAAAGAGGGAATTCGGCAAGGGATGTGTCACAATGGTGAGTTGTATGCCTTGTTACAAGAGTTTTCAGCAGACGAACGTTTAAGAGCTTATGCTATGGCATACGAACAGACTGAGAAAGGCGTAGAAGTTTGTATCACAGTTTCTAAGAAATCCTATTGCGTTTGGTTGCGTTTGCGATCGCTCAGCCATTTAACTGAATCTTCATTAATGCCGAGCAGCGAGAGATAA
- a CDS encoding Mannosyl oligosaccharide glucosidase (IMG reference gene:2510098412~PFAM: Mannosyl oligosaccharide glucosidase) produces MPTITAEEERLQAAIAYQAHWRRWGPYLSDRQWGTVREDYSPYGSAWDYFTHDQARSRAYRWGEDGLLGISDNHQRLCFAIALWNGEDPILKERLFGLTGNEGNHGEDVKEYYFYLDNTPTHSYMKALYKYPQKAFPYHQLVEENRRRSRREPEFELMDTGIFDEERYFDVFVEYAKQSVDDILIQLTVVNRGPEAKTLHLLPLLWFRNTWSWNRDRQKPTLQTVSSENDSHIIQALHPTLGEYWLYAQGQAELLFTENETNTERISGVPNASGYFKDGINNYIVNSQLDAINPAQTGTKAAVHYVLAIAPGETQVIHLRLCDISPDAFGLNHSLNNLKSLFINFDAILQKRFQEANEFYHHLTPYLLSDDQRNVQRQAFAGMLWCKQYYHYIVEDWLKGDPATPPPPNERKRGRNHEWFHLYTDDILSMCDKWEYPWFAAWDLAFHCITFAMIDPEFAKYQLDVLTREWYMHPNGQIPAYEWAFSDVNPPVHAWATWRVYHIEQQLYGRADRQFLERVFQKLMLNFTWWVNRKDTEGNNVFQGGFLGLDNIGVFDRSAALPTGGHIDQSDGTSWMGMYCLNMLAIALELAKTNPVYEDIATKFFEHYLYIASAMNHIGEMDASLWNDTDGFYYDVLHLPDDHQIELKVRSMVGLIPLFAVEILESETLKQLPNFKKRLEWFIRNRPDLRQNVACMETPGTGARRLLAIVSKEKLGRILQKMLDESEFFGEYGIRAVSRYHAVHPYIFYVNGVECRVDYEPAESTSGLFGGNSNWRGPVWFPVNFLLVESLQKFHHYLGNDFKLECPTGSGQMMTLQEISIELSQRLTRIFLRNSVGQRPVYGGTKRFQTDPHWRDYILFYEYFHGDNGAGIGASHQTGWTGLVAQLIQQYGEYRAQNR; encoded by the coding sequence GTGCCAACCATAACCGCAGAAGAAGAACGTCTGCAAGCTGCAATTGCCTATCAAGCTCATTGGCGCAGGTGGGGACCATACTTGAGCGATCGTCAATGGGGCACCGTGCGTGAAGACTACAGCCCCTACGGTTCTGCCTGGGACTATTTCACTCATGATCAGGCACGATCACGGGCATATCGTTGGGGCGAAGATGGCTTGCTGGGAATTTCAGATAATCATCAGCGGTTATGTTTTGCGATCGCGCTGTGGAATGGTGAAGATCCGATTTTGAAAGAACGTTTATTTGGCTTAACAGGAAATGAAGGGAATCATGGGGAAGATGTTAAAGAATACTATTTTTATTTAGATAATACTCCTACTCATTCCTATATGAAAGCGCTTTATAAGTATCCTCAAAAAGCATTTCCCTATCATCAACTTGTGGAAGAAAATCGTCGTCGCAGCCGTCGTGAACCAGAATTTGAGTTGATGGATACTGGGATTTTTGATGAGGAACGGTACTTTGATGTATTTGTGGAATACGCTAAGCAGTCAGTTGACGATATCCTGATCCAACTTACAGTAGTTAATCGCGGACCAGAAGCCAAAACACTTCATTTGCTGCCCTTGCTCTGGTTTCGGAATACTTGGTCGTGGAATCGCGATCGCCAAAAACCAACTTTACAAACAGTATCTTCTGAGAACGATAGTCATATTATCCAGGCACTCCATCCGACCTTAGGAGAGTACTGGCTGTATGCTCAAGGTCAAGCGGAGCTATTATTTACTGAAAATGAAACTAATACTGAACGAATTTCAGGAGTTCCTAATGCATCCGGCTATTTCAAGGATGGCATTAACAACTATATTGTTAATAGTCAACTTGATGCAATCAATCCAGCTCAAACCGGTACTAAAGCTGCGGTTCACTACGTATTAGCGATCGCACCTGGAGAAACTCAAGTGATTCACCTGCGGCTTTGTGATATCTCTCCAGATGCATTTGGATTAAATCATTCATTGAATAATCTAAAATCTCTATTCATTAACTTTGATGCGATTTTACAAAAACGTTTTCAAGAAGCCAATGAATTTTATCATCACCTTACGCCCTATCTACTCAGTGACGATCAGCGAAATGTGCAGCGGCAGGCATTCGCTGGAATGTTATGGTGTAAACAGTATTATCACTACATCGTGGAAGACTGGTTGAAGGGTGATCCAGCTACACCCCCGCCTCCTAATGAACGCAAACGAGGCAGAAATCATGAGTGGTTTCATCTCTACACAGATGACATTCTTTCTATGTGTGACAAGTGGGAATATCCCTGGTTTGCTGCGTGGGATCTCGCATTTCACTGTATCACCTTTGCTATGATTGATCCCGAATTTGCTAAGTACCAATTAGATGTGTTGACAAGAGAGTGGTACATGCATCCGAATGGGCAAATTCCAGCGTATGAGTGGGCATTTAGTGATGTGAATCCACCAGTCCATGCCTGGGCAACTTGGCGAGTTTATCACATTGAACAGCAATTATATGGCAGAGCCGATCGCCAGTTTTTAGAGCGAGTATTCCAGAAACTCATGCTTAATTTCACCTGGTGGGTGAATCGCAAAGATACAGAAGGCAACAATGTTTTTCAAGGGGGATTTTTAGGACTGGATAATATTGGTGTTTTTGATCGGAGCGCGGCACTGCCCACAGGCGGACACATTGACCAATCGGATGGTACCAGTTGGATGGGAATGTATTGTTTGAATATGTTGGCGATCGCCCTGGAATTAGCCAAAACCAATCCAGTCTATGAAGATATTGCTACCAAGTTTTTTGAGCACTATCTTTATATAGCCAGTGCAATGAATCATATTGGCGAAATGGATGCCTCACTATGGAATGACACCGATGGATTTTACTATGATGTGTTGCATTTACCAGATGATCACCAGATTGAATTGAAGGTCCGATCAATGGTGGGGTTAATCCCCCTGTTTGCAGTTGAAATTTTGGAGTCAGAAACGCTCAAACAACTTCCTAATTTCAAGAAACGCCTGGAATGGTTTATTCGTAATCGTCCTGACTTGCGACAAAATGTGGCTTGTATGGAAACACCAGGAACTGGTGCAAGACGATTATTGGCGATCGTTTCTAAAGAGAAACTGGGGCGCATTTTACAAAAAATGTTGGATGAATCTGAATTCTTTGGAGAGTATGGCATTCGAGCGGTTTCCCGTTACCATGCGGTTCACCCTTACATTTTCTATGTCAATGGAGTAGAGTGTCGAGTGGACTATGAACCAGCAGAATCCACAAGTGGGTTATTTGGCGGAAATTCCAACTGGCGTGGTCCTGTTTGGTTTCCAGTAAACTTTTTGTTAGTTGAGTCATTACAGAAGTTTCATCACTATTTAGGGAATGACTTTAAGCTTGAATGCCCTACTGGATCAGGTCAAATGATGACTCTTCAGGAAATCTCTATTGAGTTATCTCAACGGCTAACTCGAATTTTTCTCAGAAACTCAGTAGGTCAACGCCCAGTCTATGGGGGGACAAAGCGTTTTCAAACTGACCCTCATTGGCGTGATTATATTTTGTTTTATGAATATTTTCATGGTGATAATGGTGCTGGAATTGGAGCCAGTCATCAAACGGGTTGGACGGGATTAGTAGCTCAGTTGATTCAGCAGTATGGCGAGTATCGGGCACAAAATCGATAA
- a CDS encoding hypothetical protein (IMG reference gene:2510098409): MKLTHLFTGIAMVGLVTVGDISIQAINPLSYQASIAAETKQAGPGAQEKINLIAKNKGQIGSGDQLRRFFYGDLEPIAVQPGGAGMVVNLYNKANDVTFAYCATYDVVVAVRKGKIPTFLASEVK, encoded by the coding sequence ATGAAACTTACTCATCTGTTCACAGGGATTGCAATGGTTGGTTTGGTCACAGTCGGAGATATTTCAATTCAAGCAATTAATCCGTTAAGCTATCAAGCTTCCATTGCGGCTGAAACAAAACAGGCTGGTCCAGGCGCTCAGGAAAAAATTAATCTGATTGCTAAAAACAAAGGTCAAATTGGTAGCGGTGATCAGCTACGGCGATTTTTCTATGGTGATTTAGAACCTATTGCAGTTCAGCCTGGTGGCGCAGGTATGGTCGTCAATCTCTATAACAAAGCGAATGACGTGACCTTTGCTTACTGTGCTACTTACGATGTAGTTGTTGCTGTCCGAAAGGGTAAAATCCCTACATTTCTGGCAAGTGAAGTTAAATAA
- a CDS encoding histidine kinase (IMG reference gene:2510098404~PFAM: Histidine kinase-, DNA gyrase B-, and HSP90-like ATPase; His Kinase A (phosphoacceptor) domain): MNKVITFKPQQNYPKWYIGYYCLAAFSLVAVIANLYFSNRITSLYQGTIVVNQQWADRRNHISELGALASRVNAPGNDVFESRNVVAESQRMRVALTLFTNQMKTIQAEVYRNVHPDLSTPILAELRVVNRCMTEMVNEADLIFSYFQRNLPNLAGERMAIMDQKFAGLTEALHNLETKVSRTNTQLLEQQAEMAMLVQKLGYIVAILVLLIVSGAVLYGRKIAQQVRSQEADIQRYIQELHRTQAQLIQTEKMSSLGQLVAGIAHEINNPVNFVQGNLNHALYYMQSLLELIYHYQIECPSPSASLQQKIEDIDLNFLRDDLPKLLNSMKIGTERIRGIVQSLRQFSHMDEAEMKTVDIHQGIDSALMLLQHRLQENARRPKIIILKDYAQLPLVECYPSSLNQVFMNLLTNAVDAIEDGVDRHTPAIMIRTRRSAGDRVSISIADNGPGIPDAVRAKLFDPFFTTKPVGKGTGLGLSISYQIVVEQHGGTLECQPRRDRGAEFVVEIPVRQQVCNLVASSLLSATRLAYQPKAASI; encoded by the coding sequence ATGAACAAAGTGATCACGTTCAAGCCACAACAGAATTACCCTAAATGGTACATTGGCTACTACTGTCTGGCAGCCTTTAGCCTGGTTGCAGTCATTGCCAATTTGTATTTTAGTAATCGCATTACCAGCCTTTATCAGGGAACGATTGTCGTCAATCAACAGTGGGCAGATCGGCGTAATCATATTTCAGAACTTGGAGCACTAGCCTCAAGAGTAAATGCACCAGGTAATGATGTGTTTGAATCGCGCAATGTTGTTGCCGAATCTCAACGAATGCGTGTCGCACTGACTCTCTTCACGAACCAGATGAAAACAATTCAGGCAGAAGTGTATCGTAATGTGCATCCTGATTTAAGTACTCCAATCCTGGCAGAGTTGAGAGTCGTAAATCGATGTATGACTGAAATGGTTAATGAAGCTGATTTGATCTTCTCTTATTTTCAACGAAACTTACCCAATCTCGCTGGTGAGCGCATGGCAATCATGGATCAGAAGTTTGCTGGCCTCACTGAAGCACTACATAATTTGGAAACAAAAGTCAGTCGTACTAACACTCAACTACTAGAACAACAAGCGGAAATGGCAATGTTAGTGCAAAAGCTGGGGTACATTGTTGCAATTCTCGTGCTGCTAATTGTCAGTGGTGCAGTGCTTTATGGTCGTAAAATTGCCCAACAAGTGCGATCGCAGGAAGCAGATATTCAACGCTACATTCAGGAGTTACATCGAACGCAAGCGCAATTGATTCAAACTGAAAAGATGTCCAGTCTGGGACAACTAGTTGCTGGAATTGCTCATGAAATTAACAACCCAGTGAATTTTGTGCAGGGCAATCTGAATCATGCTCTCTACTATATGCAGAGCCTACTAGAATTGATTTATCACTATCAGATAGAATGCCCGTCTCCCTCTGCTAGCCTGCAACAAAAAATAGAAGACATTGATCTGAATTTTTTGAGGGATGATCTGCCAAAATTGTTGAACTCAATGAAGATAGGTACTGAGCGAATTCGAGGGATTGTGCAATCGCTGCGTCAGTTTTCGCATATGGATGAAGCAGAAATGAAAACGGTTGACATCCATCAAGGCATTGATAGCGCATTGATGCTTTTACAACACCGCTTACAGGAGAACGCACGACGTCCCAAAATCATCATCCTCAAAGATTATGCACAATTACCATTGGTTGAATGCTACCCGAGTTCCCTGAATCAAGTCTTTATGAACCTTTTGACCAATGCAGTTGATGCGATAGAAGACGGGGTTGATCGGCACACACCTGCTATTATGATTCGGACTCGAAGAAGCGCAGGCGATCGCGTCTCAATCTCTATTGCAGATAATGGACCTGGAATTCCAGATGCAGTTCGAGCCAAGCTATTTGATCCATTTTTCACAACTAAGCCAGTGGGTAAAGGGACTGGGTTGGGACTGTCCATTAGTTACCAGATTGTGGTAGAGCAACACGGCGGCACGCTTGAATGTCAACCCAGACGGGACAGAGGGGCTGAATTTGTTGTCGAAATCCCCGTGCGTCAACAGGTTTGCAACCTTGTGGCATCCTCTCTCCTCAGTGCAACCAGACTGGCTTACCAGCCTAAAGCTGCTTCGATTTGA
- a CDS encoding EAL domain-containing protein (IMG reference gene:2510098406~PFAM: EAL domain; His Kinase A (phosphoacceptor) domain), translating to MSEVNNHHLLNLQQVSVESHTAAAQLSDLSSFISHELRTPLTSIQGALRLLHMGHLGSLTEEGQRLLNIAIHNTHRLTRLAEAIEHEPAISMSIISELEIEQLQLENDFYSAFECQELQLFYQPIIAIQTNRITGFEALARWHHPSKGWISPATFIPLAEKIGLIHQLGLWSLEQACRQLAEWQQQFPTQPPLTMNVNLSTLQLLQPDLAPQILHIIQSTHIAPSSLKLEITESALIENYEAAIAILSNLRAIGVQFYVDDFGTGYSSLGRLKELPIDALKIDRSFISGRKWDISETILLLANKLGLDVVAEGVETSEEVDSLKTLGCHHMQGYFFSRPIDSQMASDLLASYAIMN from the coding sequence ATGAGCGAAGTGAATAATCATCATCTACTGAATTTGCAACAAGTTTCTGTTGAAAGTCATACAGCTGCTGCTCAATTATCCGATTTATCCTCCTTCATCAGTCATGAACTGCGAACCCCATTAACTTCAATTCAAGGTGCTTTAAGATTGTTGCACATGGGGCATCTTGGCTCACTTACAGAAGAAGGTCAACGTCTATTAAACATTGCAATTCATAATACTCATCGCCTCACACGATTGGCAGAAGCAATTGAGCATGAACCTGCTATTTCAATGAGCATCATTTCAGAGCTTGAGATTGAACAATTGCAATTAGAAAATGATTTTTATTCCGCTTTTGAGTGCCAGGAACTGCAACTGTTTTATCAACCCATTATCGCTATTCAAACTAACCGAATTACTGGATTTGAGGCGCTTGCCCGCTGGCATCATCCTAGCAAAGGATGGATCTCTCCTGCTACATTTATTCCATTAGCTGAGAAAATAGGGCTGATTCACCAGCTTGGACTATGGAGTTTAGAGCAGGCATGTCGTCAGCTAGCTGAGTGGCAGCAGCAATTTCCAACTCAGCCCCCCCTTACCATGAATGTCAATCTCTCAACCTTACAGTTGCTGCAACCTGACCTAGCACCTCAAATTTTGCACATAATACAGTCAACTCATATTGCTCCCAGTAGCTTAAAGTTAGAAATTACAGAAAGCGCACTGATTGAAAATTATGAAGCAGCGATCGCGATTCTTTCTAACCTGAGAGCGATCGGTGTTCAATTCTACGTGGATGATTTTGGCACTGGGTATTCATCGTTAGGAAGATTGAAAGAGTTACCAATCGATGCTCTGAAAATCGATCGCTCATTTATTAGTGGGAGAAAGTGGGATATTAGTGAAACTATCTTATTACTAGCCAACAAACTAGGACTAGATGTAGTCGCTGAGGGTGTTGAAACTTCAGAAGAAGTAGACTCACTTAAAACATTAGGCTGCCATCATATGCAAGGGTATTTCTTTTCAAGACCCATTGATAGTCAAATGGCTAGTGATCTACTTGCATCATATGCGATAATGAACTAG
- a CDS encoding hypothetical protein (IMG reference gene:2510098410), with product MQFIEQRRLLVRRLTYTLLSSLVILSTAMPAKAETPTFMIAQSNSTIERMFEQQRVLTDDIQTLMAQMKTMMAQMKALTSLPDGQSPTMADLYKQQQILMTRLEAALPRTRLDTIPPRSSAATVQAIHEQQTALVAEMKTMMAEMKAMMEVYRGRVTNNRR from the coding sequence ATGCAATTTATTGAACAAAGGAGACTATTAGTGAGAAGACTGACTTATACCCTTTTGTCTAGTCTGGTAATTTTATCAACTGCAATGCCAGCTAAAGCTGAAACACCAACCTTCATGATCGCTCAATCAAATTCGACTATAGAACGGATGTTTGAACAGCAGCGTGTACTGACTGATGACATTCAGACCTTAATGGCACAAATGAAAACCATGATGGCACAAATGAAAGCGCTCACATCTCTGCCAGATGGGCAATCCCCTACAATGGCTGATTTGTACAAACAGCAACAAATTCTAATGACTAGACTAGAAGCCGCATTACCACGAACAAGACTGGATACTATTCCACCAAGGAGCAGCGCAGCGACTGTTCAAGCAATACACGAGCAACAAACAGCACTTGTAGCTGAGATGAAAACCATGATGGCTGAGATGAAAGCGATGATGGAGGTTTATCGAGGGCGCGTTACCAATAACAGACGGTAA
- a CDS encoding peptide methionine sulfoxide reductase (IMG reference gene:2510098408~PFAM: Peptide methionine sulfoxide reductase) has product MSPFSWSTCQFTLSLSLAFIIAIALISLISQVTSSNPVTLLSTASSPKRLPELVLDISMSKAKGKQTLVLAGGCFWGMEAVFEHLERVIKVVSGYSGGSACTAV; this is encoded by the coding sequence ATGTCTCCTTTCAGCTGGTCTACTTGCCAATTTACGCTGAGTTTGTCCTTAGCTTTTATAATTGCGATCGCATTAATCAGTCTCATTTCTCAGGTTACCTCTTCCAATCCAGTAACGCTGCTTTCAACTGCTTCATCCCCAAAAAGGCTACCTGAACTAGTGCTGGATATTTCCATGTCTAAAGCAAAAGGCAAGCAAACATTGGTTTTGGCTGGAGGTTGCTTTTGGGGCATGGAAGCTGTATTTGAACATCTTGAAAGAGTAATAAAGGTTGTTTCTGGCTATTCAGGTGGTAGTGCTTGTACGGCTGTTTAG